A stretch of DNA from Labrus mixtus chromosome 6, fLabMix1.1, whole genome shotgun sequence:
TATACCTTTGGACTCTGTCACAGAACTTTTCAACTCTCTACCAATCGGCAAGATGTGAGTAAAAAGCACTACTCCACCGTTAAGAAATATCTCTTCAGAAATAACACTCATactgatataaaaacaaatgtagacCAATAATACACTGCactctttcattgttttttttttctctgctgtttagaCGCAACCTGGGGGGTAAACTGGGAGCCTCCATTACAGAGACTCTGGAAGTAAAGAACATGGGAGATCTTACTGGCTTCTCTCAGGCCCAACTGGGACAACACTTTGGAGAAAAGACAGGGTAAGACAGGCCAGATACACGATGACACAATCGctattttaatgttaatttacaaaaaaaaagtcagtacACTGCTTCTTGAGTTTGTCATAACATATATGGTAACAAAAGCGtatgatacaaacacacaagaggGAAAAGTGTTTACCTTAAACCTTAGAGGACTCGTGAAAAAATATGACCTCCAACCTTTTTTACCTGTACTCGATAATCAACCACAAAAACGTTTCTCTGCAGTCAGTGGCTGTACGATTTGTGCCGGGGGATTGACTTTGAAGCGGTGAAACCGAGACAGCTTCCTAAGTCCATCGGCTGCAGTAAAAACTTCCCTGGGAAGACATCGCTGGCTACAAAGGAGCAGGTACCTAAACATCACTCTTTTCCTCTTCGTTTACATCAAGGTATAAAGTTAAGGTCCAATCTCTTTAAGTCTCATTGACTGAAACCTTGAGAGAGGTTGGTTAGTCCATGCCATTAGACACATGTTGAATAGTTTTTAACACATGTGAAGTATAATTTCATAAAGTCTTGATGTCAGCTGATAATAATAAATTGTGTAGGTACAGTACTGGCTACGTCAACTGGCGCTTGAGCTGGAGGAGCGGCTGACTAAGGACAAAGATGTGGTGAGAAAAATAAcctgtgtgtggttgtgttatcTATTCATGGCAGTAAAACCTACTTCCTCATACTTGCTTGGTTCCCAGGCAAATTTTTATAGACTGAATATAGCCGTGTTTCCTGTCATTTGTTTAACCACTGCACAGAATGGTCGTGTGGCTAAGTTGTTGACGGTTGGTGTGCGTCAGCTTGGTGATAAGAGGCCGAGCAGCTTCTCTCGATGTTGTGCTTTAGTGCGCTACGAAGCCACCAAATTATCCGCTGACAGCTTTGCTATTATCAAGAGTCTCAACACAGCAGGGAACCACCAGGCAGCATGGTAATAAGACTATCATGCTACAGTAAGATGTTTAGAATGATCGGTAGGAGAGATCTGGTGTGATTTATTACCCTTTTCCTTGTTTCCCCAGGACTCCACCCCTCACCCTGCTCCATCTTTCTGCAAGCAAATTCAGCGATGCTCCATCAGCAGGGGGCATTGCAGGCTTTCTCTCCAGCGATGTCACAGCAACCCAGAGTCTTTTCTCCAACACTCAGTCCTCCACCCAGACACCATCTCAACAGAAAAACGACCCCGCATGCAAAAAACCCAGCTCCATCCAGTCCTTCTTTCAGAAGGCAAAGGAGAATCAAAGACAGAGGGTTACCATAGATCtcgaagaggaggatgaagataaGGACTTCAGGATTACCCAACCACCTTCTCATAAAACCTCTGCTACTGATACTCAGCTGGAGACCAATACCAGATGCCCTGTCCCTTCTCTTACCCTCCACTCTAACTCTAAAAATGGATCACCAAGCCCTAATTCTGgcatttcctctttcttccaGAAGAAAGGTCTTGAAAGAAGCGTACAGACTTCAGCTTTAACATGTAATACGCCTGTTAATAAGGAAGACACTGAAGATATTGATGCTGTTGATTCAGAACAACATGGACAACATCCCACTGTGTTTGCATCCCATCAGTCCccgtttgaaaatgttaaagatgAAGAGGACATTGATCAAGAATTAATTAACCATCCTCCCAATGTGGCCACAGAAGACCTGTTAACCTGTGAACGCTGTGGCAAAGAGGTGCTGGTCTGGGAAATGCCTGAACACCATGACTATCATTTTGCCCTGGACCTGCAGAATTCCCTTTCCTCATCCTCAGGACCGACAACCAACTCTTCCTCTTCCAGTGTCTCTGAAACTCCTCTCAGAGTTGGAGCAGCAGGCACAGCTCAGTCCTCCCGGGGAAAGACAAAGAGCAGAGGCCAGTCAGGACCACAACCAAAGCGACAGAAGTCCCAAGGTGGAAGTACGGGAACTctggattcatttttcaaaaggaaCTGAATTTGTGTTGCAGCACtgcaatttttaaaaacaaaatacaatgaacatttttaaagatgcatATATATCATTAACAGTTTTTATGTTTGGTTTTGTGCATTTGCTCAGAGAATGGAACGCCATAATGACAGGGATGTGCAGCATAGAACTAGTTTTAAATAATCAATGTTATTGTCCCTTGTACTTAAAGACATGTTGATGTACTGAGAGAAAGTTTATGCTTTTAGAGATATTTTTGACACCAGGGTTTATGATGGATCCTTTTCATATTGGTTGCAATTCCTACTTTCCTACTtgccagcagatggcagtaataAGTAGAATAAAGAGCTGGAACTTCATTTGAATTGCATCAAGTCTTGCTGTGTAATTGAGTtacagaaaatatttgactttgaaaGACGAtaaccatttattttttaatactgaTTACAAGCTGTAAGAGAACAATTGCACAGTTAAAAGcttaaatgtccttttttcCCTACTACAATAAACCCATTGCTCAGAATGAGTCAATTATTCTTGCCTCATCTTACGCCAGCTTGGAAAAACCTTTTAAAGCTTATTTTTGAGAAGCGATTCCTGACTATGTTACATGTGAGGCTATGTTACGTTagggttaaccctaaccctaaaaacCCATTTAAAGTAATTTTAATACTCATTGTCCTCCAAGTGCCCGTGCTTTTGTAGCGTTCCACAGAACGATGCGCCCCTCACCAAACCTAACCCTAAACACTGGCTGTATGATGACATCAATGAAAACTTCTAGCAAGTTTTGTTTCACCTGAAGGACAACAAATTACACCTGCTAAAGAGACAAAGTTTTATTCATGTTCACCAAGACAGACAAATTGGATCTGTACATAAATATTGCATTTCACCCAAACAATTAACATATTACATATTCTattaaaaggcaaaaatatCTGAAAGGTGATTTCAAAACAGTGAACAAGAGTTGATGTAATAAAGAAGGCTGTCAGTGAAAACTGTTAAAATGAATAGTAAAATCTGCAACTAGAAATCTATAAAATATTCTTAGGTGtattaaaacaaacacctgATAAAGACTTCATAAAGAATAGAAAATGATTTGGTTGAATTGCATTCttagtttttctctctttgatttaacacacaaactgtgcatATCAACGTGGGTGCAACAAAACAGGGCACACATTGCTGTTGTCTTTTCTATCACTTGTGTCAGTGGGACATCAACTTCTATAAATCACACCAACATGCTATAATAAGACAGACAATGAGGCCAAAACCAGCCTCAAACAGACAGTAGCATCTCAtatcaacaaaatgttttacagaGTAGCACCAACATAATTAAGGTTGTAAAACTTTGGGTTGTAATGGAAA
This window harbors:
- the polh gene encoding DNA polymerase eta isoform X1 — encoded protein: MEHGKERVVALVDMDCFYVQVEQRINPALRNTPCVVAQYKTWKGGSIIAVSYEARAHGVTRNMWVDDAKKLCPDLQVARVRESHGKADLTHYREASVEVIEVMSRFAVIERASIDEAYVDLTATVQQRLKTMTDKQIDPQLLKATYVQGYPQSLPEQEASAEDAACDKEEQRSRGLLQWLASSPVSLLGAQSSADLQLTVGALVVEEMRAAVEKVTGFRCSAGISHNKVLAKLACGLNKPNRQTVIPLDSVTELFNSLPIGKIRNLGGKLGASITETLEVKNMGDLTGFSQAQLGQHFGEKTGQWLYDLCRGIDFEAVKPRQLPKSIGCSKNFPGKTSLATKEQVQYWLRQLALELEERLTKDKDVNGRVAKLLTVGVRQLGDKRPSSFSRCCALVRYEATKLSADSFAIIKSLNTAGNHQAAWTPPLTLLHLSASKFSDAPSAGGIAGFLSSDVTATQSLFSNTQSSTQTPSQQKNDPACKKPSSIQSFFQKAKENQRQRVTIDLEEEDEDKDFRITQPPSHKTSATDTQLETNTRCPVPSLTLHSNSKNGSPSPNSGISSFFQKKGLERSVQTSALTCNTPVNKEDTEDIDAVDSEQHGQHPTVFASHQSPFENVKDEEDIDQELINHPPNVATEDLLTCERCGKEVLVWEMPEHHDYHFALDLQNSLSSSSGPTTNSSSSSVSETPLRVGAAGTAQSSRGKTKSRGQSGPQPKRQKSQGGSTGTLDSFFKRN
- the polh gene encoding DNA polymerase eta isoform X2, whose translation is MEHGKERVVALVDMDCFYVQVEQRINPALRNTPCVVAQYKTWKGGSIIAVSYEARAHGVTRNMWVDDAKKLCPDLQVARVRESHGKADLTHYREASVEVIEVMSRFAVIERASIDEAYVDLTATVQQRLKTMTDKQIDPQLLKATYVQGYPQSLPEQEASAEDAACDKEEQRSRGLLQWLASSPVSLLGAQSSADLQLTVGALVVEEMRAAVEKVTGFRCSAGISHNKVLAKLACGLNKPNRQTVIPLDSVTELFNSLPIGKIRNLGGKLGASITETLEVKNMGDLTGFSQAQLGQHFGEKTGQWLYDLCRGIDFEAVKPRQLPKSIGCSKNFPGKTSLATKEQVQYWLRQLALELEERLTKDKDVNGRVAKLLTVGVRQLGDKRPSSFSRCCALVRYEATKLSADSFAIIKSLNTAGNHQAAWTPPLTLLHLSASKFSDAPSAGGIAGFLSNTQSSTQTPSQQKNDPACKKPSSIQSFFQKAKENQRQRVTIDLEEEDEDKDFRITQPPSHKTSATDTQLETNTRCPVPSLTLHSNSKNGSPSPNSGISSFFQKKGLERSVQTSALTCNTPVNKEDTEDIDAVDSEQHGQHPTVFASHQSPFENVKDEEDIDQELINHPPNVATEDLLTCERCGKEVLVWEMPEHHDYHFALDLQNSLSSSSGPTTNSSSSSVSETPLRVGAAGTAQSSRGKTKSRGQSGPQPKRQKSQGGSTGTLDSFFKRN